A genomic segment from Acidimicrobiales bacterium encodes:
- a CDS encoding Bax inhibitor-1/YccA family protein — protein sequence MSNPMLREDKFGFRSGPPAATQPGWGARPGGPSGPAIPPSDDPVSPWPPAGPTAEPTLRRGGVASATAVLLAIICVTGVVGWNAVTPAVEVDDRIVRSAEIPFWIFGAMIGALALALVTFFVPRIARITAPLYAVAEGLVVGAVSQVYEAQYEGIVLQAVGLTIGVFAMMLVLYATGRIRVTPRFRLGVIAATGAVFLIYLATFIVGLFGADVPFIHDNGIIGIGFSVVVVVIAALNLTLDFDFVDRAERAGAPRHMEWFAALSLTVTLVWLYLEMLRLLAKLRSR from the coding sequence ATGAGCAACCCGATGCTGCGCGAGGACAAGTTCGGCTTCCGGTCGGGGCCGCCGGCGGCCACCCAGCCCGGCTGGGGCGCCCGGCCCGGCGGGCCGAGCGGGCCGGCCATCCCTCCGTCGGACGACCCCGTCTCCCCGTGGCCCCCGGCCGGTCCCACGGCCGAGCCCACCCTGCGGCGGGGCGGCGTGGCCTCGGCCACCGCCGTGCTGCTGGCCATCATCTGCGTCACCGGCGTGGTGGGGTGGAACGCCGTCACCCCGGCCGTCGAGGTCGACGACCGCATCGTCCGCTCGGCCGAGATCCCGTTCTGGATCTTCGGGGCCATGATCGGCGCCCTGGCCCTGGCCCTGGTCACCTTCTTCGTCCCCCGCATCGCCCGCATCACCGCTCCCCTCTACGCGGTGGCCGAGGGCCTGGTGGTGGGGGCCGTCTCCCAGGTCTACGAAGCCCAGTACGAGGGCATCGTGCTCCAGGCCGTGGGCCTCACCATCGGCGTGTTCGCCATGATGCTGGTGCTGTACGCCACCGGCCGGATCCGGGTCACCCCCCGGTTCCGCCTCGGCGTCATCGCCGCCACCGGGGCCGTCTTCCTCATCTACCTGGCCACCTTCATCGTGGGCCTGTTCGGGGCCGACGTCCCCTTCATCCACGACAACGGGATCATCGGCATCGGCTTCAGCGTGGTGGTGGTGGTCATCGCCGCCCTCAACCTGACCCTGGACTTCGACTTCGTCGACCGGGCCGAGCGGGCCGGCGCCCCCCGGCACATGGAGTGGTTCGCGGCCCTCAGCCTGACCGTCACCCTGGTCTGGCTGTACCTGGAGATGCTCCGCCTGCTGGCCAAGCTGCGCAGCCGCTGA